A stretch of Aristophania vespae DNA encodes these proteins:
- a CDS encoding ComEC/Rec2 family competence protein gives MFSILENRFALQGKRLFCWSPVLLGIGISFYFSLKNEPSFYSLSTAILCCLTGISLRFIATEIHPYALTLRVFSAFMTLIPVGFLAGYVESHTRSPMPLLPYQAVWIEGVVSQIEHLPPYPLAKIQRDRRRVILKEMIIFDPWEVRSKPLRRTMRVTLKPHDTSQLEIGQRIKLKALLRLPSSPAYLGAFDLQRDAWFANKAGSARALSKIAIISSPSTMGVEYYLTRLREHISHHIHNVLSGQTAAFASTILSGETVSLSVQTRQDFAASGLAHLLAVAGLHLGLVMGFCVFTLRASLAAFPKLALYWPCRDIAYLVALIIGAVYVALTGFHLPGLRALGMACFVVLALLVGRQALSLRSLTFVAILLEMTQPSRVLDVSFQMSFAAVMALIVGYENLRDPLSRLKQKTWLWRKGGVPLIMLALTSLLAGAATLPISMAHFGAFQPWFVIANMVAVPLMGVWIMPLGLIALAVMPLGLEVFPLKMMGVGIDIVRSLASLMAHAPLASLAVPAMPSWGLMLVMAGLSLLCLWRGKERFIGLLCLLIGVSSPWLESTPHLLIAPDGSLVSFRANHHLYIGPKSKGYIPDSWMRAFALRSKALPSDCAGGVCKINLSGKTILLVLPRKITEPGFTKEGHFCDGLDLVVNLSRGRIFCPRIRYLGSADVRREGAWALYLSGKREVYLLSDREFRGNRPWVLTSSAPKDPGLPLAKSE, from the coding sequence ATGTTTTCTATATTGGAAAATCGTTTTGCACTGCAAGGAAAAAGACTTTTCTGCTGGAGTCCGGTTTTACTGGGAATAGGAATAAGTTTCTATTTTTCGCTCAAAAATGAACCTAGTTTTTATAGTTTATCTACAGCCATATTATGTTGCCTGACAGGTATTTCTTTGCGTTTTATTGCAACAGAGATTCACCCATATGCTCTTACCCTAAGAGTGTTTAGTGCATTTATGACCTTAATTCCTGTTGGGTTTTTGGCAGGTTATGTAGAGTCTCATACAAGATCTCCTATGCCATTATTGCCTTATCAGGCTGTATGGATTGAAGGTGTTGTTAGCCAAATTGAGCATTTGCCACCTTATCCTTTGGCCAAAATTCAAAGAGACCGGCGTCGGGTTATTTTAAAAGAAATGATTATTTTTGATCCGTGGGAAGTGAGGTCAAAGCCATTACGGCGGACTATGCGTGTTACTTTGAAGCCTCATGATACGTCTCAATTAGAAATTGGACAGCGCATAAAATTAAAAGCTCTATTACGGTTACCTTCAAGTCCGGCCTATCTTGGTGCCTTCGACCTCCAGCGAGATGCGTGGTTTGCTAACAAAGCAGGAAGTGCGAGGGCACTTTCAAAAATTGCTATCATTTCCAGCCCATCCACTATGGGGGTAGAATATTATTTAACCAGGCTTAGAGAGCATATTTCTCACCATATCCATAATGTTCTTTCTGGTCAGACAGCGGCCTTTGCAAGCACAATTTTGAGCGGAGAAACTGTTAGTCTTAGCGTGCAAACGCGTCAGGATTTTGCAGCATCTGGTTTAGCGCATTTACTAGCAGTTGCAGGTTTACATTTAGGTCTCGTAATGGGGTTTTGTGTCTTTACATTACGTGCCTCTTTGGCGGCTTTTCCAAAACTGGCTCTTTATTGGCCTTGTCGTGATATTGCTTATTTGGTCGCCCTCATTATTGGAGCTGTTTATGTAGCGTTGACGGGGTTTCACTTGCCCGGGTTGCGTGCACTTGGCATGGCCTGTTTTGTGGTTTTAGCCTTGTTAGTAGGAAGGCAGGCTCTTTCACTGCGGTCCTTAACGTTTGTCGCAATTTTGTTGGAAATGACGCAGCCTTCAAGAGTTCTGGATGTTTCTTTTCAAATGTCTTTTGCTGCCGTAATGGCTTTGATTGTGGGTTATGAAAATTTGAGAGACCCTCTTTCTCGTCTCAAGCAAAAAACGTGGTTATGGAGAAAAGGCGGCGTTCCTCTCATAATGCTGGCTTTAACATCATTACTAGCTGGAGCTGCGACCTTACCAATAAGTATGGCCCACTTTGGGGCGTTTCAGCCCTGGTTTGTTATAGCCAATATGGTTGCCGTGCCCCTTATGGGGGTCTGGATTATGCCGCTTGGTCTTATTGCGTTGGCAGTTATGCCCTTGGGTTTAGAGGTTTTCCCACTTAAAATGATGGGAGTAGGGATAGATATTGTTCGTTCTTTAGCCTCTCTGATGGCTCATGCTCCTTTGGCCAGCTTGGCTGTGCCAGCCATGCCGTCATGGGGATTAATGCTCGTTATGGCAGGTTTGTCATTGCTTTGTTTATGGCGTGGAAAAGAACGTTTTATAGGGCTTTTATGTCTTTTAATTGGGGTAAGTTCACCATGGTTAGAAAGCACGCCGCATTTGTTAATTGCACCAGATGGTAGCTTAGTTTCATTTCGTGCCAATCATCATCTTTATATTGGTCCGAAATCTAAAGGTTATATTCCCGATTCATGGATGAGGGCCTTTGCGCTCCGCTCGAAAGCTCTGCCGTCTGATTGTGCTGGTGGAGTGTGCAAAATAAATTTGTCGGGGAAAACAATTTTACTCGTTCTGCCGCGCAAAATAACTGAGCCAGGTTTCACGAAAGAGGGCCATTTTTGTGATGGCCTGGATTTAGTGGTTAACCTTTCAAGAGGTCGTATTTTTTGTCCCAGGATTCGGTATTTAGGTTCTGCTGATGTAAGGCGTGAGGGGGCTTGGGCGCTTTATCTTTCTGGCAAAAGAGAGGTTTATCTGCTTTCGGACCGGGAATTTCGTGGAAATCGGCCTTGGGTTTTAACGTCTAGTGCACC